Proteins from a single region of Xenopus laevis strain J_2021 chromosome 9_10S, Xenopus_laevis_v10.1, whole genome shotgun sequence:
- the rbl1.S gene encoding retinoblastoma-like protein 1 isoform X4, protein MQREETDTEASNSSDGGPGDAVQEQMETLRRELNLDQETAAETMRDFTRTWSTYSLEGEVKHWLACALYAACRKGVIPTVGKGIMEGNGVSLTRILRSAKLSLIQFFNKMKKWIDMSNLPQEFRQRVEHLERNFEVATVIFKKFEPIFREIFQNPHEEPPRLPRSRKQRRLQCCVKDLFSFCWTLFVYSKGNFCLIGDDLVNSYHLLLCCLDLIYAHVLQCPNKEDLLNPSFTAKLPPIDSSSEDTPCIIGALCELYDGISVEAKGIKEHYFKPYIAKLYDKKILKGSCLLDVSCFTDNNKSLNKEYEEYVLTKGDFDERVFQGVDAEEEIGSPRKFVVEFPTGNCTPRKQMECNLQQHFEKKSSFAPSTPLTGRGYLKEEPTVITPVSSATQCVSRLQSMVTGLRNAPSEQLIDVFKSCVRNPLENVLNIVRDIGRLFCLHYTTSTEDQPGSHIDFAINRWKLAEILYFKVLETIVVQESRRLYGKDLTALLEQGIFHQSLIACCLEIVLFAYTSPKTFPWTIEVIKLSSFYFYKVIEVFIRSEDGLSRDMVKHLNTIEEQILESRAWTSDSVLWVHLDAVDDVPSCEEVIIPSNFESENEAGLGHLPMMPASPIVHRRLKEVRTGLCGSYRQDCQPLSPISVHDRYSSPAAGSAKRRLFGDDCPREPAADKITTPDITSIRIAISQSSDRTAQPIGQTIAIPVQGVANETGKSLCVTMKTYPSQSENSFPVPLTAQALISPLTKRPLGRSQESCPTSACKPKKTGSLALFFRKVYHLASVRLRDLCLKLDVSNDLRRKIWTLFVYSVVHCTDLMKDRHLDQLLLCAVYIMAKISKEERLFHDIMKCYRNQPQANSHVYRSVLLKRLPQAIGDETSQDVEMTASNSNDSHPTPSGFTGSPCGQAERGDLITFYNNVYVGRVRLFALKFAGCTQDHLVDAPPLSPFPSIKQQAISPRRVSQQHSIYVSPHKNSGNLTPHAALLYKFSGSPSKSLQDINSMLKQEQRGRKRIIAIDSDTESPAKRLCQENDDALLKRLQDVVSERANH, encoded by the exons ATGCAGCGAGAAGAGACGGATACCGAGGCCTCGAACTCGTCGGACGGGGGCCCGGGGGATGCAGTACAGGAGCAAATGGAAACTTTACGCCGGGAACTCAACTTGGATCAAGAGACCGCTGCCGAGACTATGAGGGACTTTACCCGGACATGGAGCACCTACAGCCTGGAG GGAGAAGTGAAGCATTGGTTAGCATGTGCCTTGTATGCAGCATGTCGAAAAGGCGTCATTCCAACTGTTGGGAAAGGAATCATGGAGGGTAATGGCGTGTCGCTGACGCGGATACTGCGCTCTGCAAAACTAAG CTTGATTCAGTTCTTCAATAAAATGAAGAAGTGGATAGATATGTCTAACCTTCCGCAGGAGTTCCGACAGCGAGTGGAGCACTTGGAAAGGAACTTTGAAGTGGCCACCGTTATATTTAAGAAATTTGAACCGATCTTTCGGGAGATATTTCAAAACCCCCACGAGGAGCCACCAAGATTACCAAGGAGCAGAAAGCAAAG GAGGCTGCAGTGCTGTGTTAAAGATCTCTTCAGTTTCTGCTGGACCTTATTTGTTTACTCCAAGG GTAATTTCTGCTTGATTGGAGATGATTTGGTTAATTCTTATCACTTGCTTTTATGCTGCTTGGACCTTATTTATGCGCACGTGCTACAGTGCCCTAATAAAGAAGATCTGCTAAATCCTTCCTTTACAG CAAAGCTTCCTCCTAttgactccagctcagaggataCCCCATGCATCATTGGTGCACTGTGTGAGCTATACGATGGAATATCTGTGGAAGCCAAGGGGATAAAAGAACATTATTTTAAGCCATATATAGCAAAACTTTATGATAAAAAG attttaaaaggaTCCTGTCTATTGGATGTCTCTTGTTTCACAGATAACAA TAAATCCTTGAATAAAGAGTATGAAGAGTATGTCCTTACGAAGGGAGACTTTGATGAGCGGGTTTTTCAGGGTGTCGATGCAGAAGAGGAGATTGGAAGTCCCAGAAAATTTGTTGTGGAATTTCCCACGGGAAACTGCACTCCACGGAAGCAAATGGAGTGCAACCTGCAGCAACATTTTGAAAAG AAAAGTTCTTTTGCTCCATCTACTCCTCTGACTGGTAGGGGTTACCTGAAGGAGGAGCCAACTGTAATCACACCTGTTTCATCCGCAACACAGTGTGTCAGCAGGTTACAGAGCATGGTGACAGGACTCAGAAATGCTCCAAGTGAGCAGCTGATTGACGTTTTCAA GTCATGTGTTCGAAACCCATTAGAGAATGTATTGAATATTGTCCGAGATATTGGACGTCTATTTTGCCTTCACTATACAACGTCCACAGAAGACCAGCCTGGGTCTCATATTG ATTTTGCAATCAATCGGTGGAAACTGGCTGAAATTTTGTACTTTAAAGTACTAGAGACCATCGTTGTACAGGAAAGCAGGAGACTTTATGGGAAAGATTTGACG GCTCTGCTAGAGCAAGGCATCTTTCACCAGTCACTGATTGCCTGCTGTCTGGAAATTGTCCTATTTGCTTACACTTCTCCCAAGACCTTCCCGTGGACCATTGAAGTAATTAAACTGAGTTCTTTCTACTTCTACAAG GTAATAGAAGTGTTTATTCGCTCTGAAGATGGGCTATCACGCGATATGGTAAAACACCTCAATACCATTGAAGAACAAATTTTGGAGAGCCGTGCCTGGACCAGTGATTCTGTTCTCTGGGTTCATCTTGACGCTGTTGATGATGTGCCAAGCTGTGAAGAG GTCATCATACCCAGCAACTTTGAATCTGAGAATGAGGCTGGGCTTGGCCACTTGCCCATGATGCCTGCATCTCCCATTGTTCATCGTCGTTTGAAAGAAGTTCGAACTGGCCTATGTGGATCATataggcaag ACTGCCAGCCACTCTCCCCGATTTCTGTTCATGACCGATACAGTTCACCAGCTGCTGGTAGTGCCAAGAGGAGGCTCTTTGGTGATGACTGTCCAAGGGAGCCAGCTGCTGACAAAATAACCACACCTGATATCACCAGCATAAGGATTGCAATAAGCCAGTCTTCTGATAGAACTGCCCAGCCTATTGGACAAACCATTGCTATACCTGTTCAAG gtgtGGCGAATGAAACTGGCAAAAGCCTTTGCGTTACAATGAAAACGTATCCATCACAAAGTGAAAATTCTTTTCCAGTGCCTTTAACTGCACAAGCCCTGATCAGTCCACTTACAAAGCGTCCGTTGGGCAGATCTCAGGAAAGCTGTCCCACTTCAGCATGCAAGCCCAAGAAAACGGGCTCTCTGGCTTTGTTCTTCAGAAAG GTCTATCACTTGGCCAGCGTCCGTCTCCGTGACTTGTGCCTAAAGCTGGATGTGTCCAATGATTTGCGGCGAAAGATCTGGACCTTGTTTGTGTATTCGGTTGTCCATTGCACAGACCTGATGAAAGACAGACACTTGGATCAGCTCCTCCTCTGTGCTGTGTACATTATGGCCAAA aTCAGTAAAGAAGAGAGGTTGTTTCACGACATCATGAAATGTTATCGCAACCAGCCCCAGGCAAACAGCCAC gtTTATAGAAGTGTATTATTGAAGAGGTTACCTCAAGCAATTGGAGATGAAACAAGTCAGGATGTAGAGATGACGGCAAGCA ATTCCAATGACTCTCATCCAACCCCCAGCGGTTTTACTGGCAGCCCCTGTGGCCAAGCAGAGCGAGGAGATCTCATTACGTTTTACAACAATGTCTATGTAGGACGCGTGAGATTATTTGCACTAAAGTTTGCCGGCTGCACTCAAGACCATCTG GTGGATGCTCCTCCTCTTTCCCCATTTCCCAGCATCAAGCAACAAGCTATTTCTCCCCGCCGAGTATCCCAGCAACATTCTATTTATGTCTCTCCCCATAAGAACAGCGGCAACCTGACTCCCCACGCAGCCCTCCTGTACAAGTTTAGTGGAAGTCCTTCAAAA AGCTTGCAGGACATAAACAGCATGCTGAAACAGGAGCAGAGGGGTCGGAAGCGAATCATTGCTATAGACAGCGACACAGAGTCTCCAGCAAAGCGGCTTTGCCAGGAAAATGACGACGCTCTGCTGAAACGCCTGCAGGATGTTGTGAGCGAGAGGGCCAACCATTAG
- the rbl1.S gene encoding retinoblastoma-like protein 1 isoform X1, with translation MSLKTTSPKMQRGDYSLPGIMCTPAGALDDRIALPAPRINYEGSPCTQGPGLDPLNAGRDRIEKPTWKWRKDTQGEVKHWLACALYAACRKGVIPTVGKGIMEGNGVSLTRILRSAKLSLIQFFNKMKKWIDMSNLPQEFRQRVEHLERNFEVATVIFKKFEPIFREIFQNPHEEPPRLPRSRKQRRLQCCVKDLFSFCWTLFVYSKGTGGSEGQCNVVVKDQAEGNFCLIGDDLVNSYHLLLCCLDLIYAHVLQCPNKEDLLNPSFTAKLPPIDSSSEDTPCIIGALCELYDGISVEAKGIKEHYFKPYIAKLYDKKILKGSCLLDVSCFTDNNKSLNKEYEEYVLTKGDFDERVFQGVDAEEEIGSPRKFVVEFPTGNCTPRKQMECNLQQHFEKKSSFAPSTPLTGRGYLKEEPTVITPVSSATQCVSRLQSMVTGLRNAPSEQLIDVFKSCVRNPLENVLNIVRDIGRLFCLHYTTSTEDQPGSHIDFAINRWKLAEILYFKVLETIVVQESRRLYGKDLTALLEQGIFHQSLIACCLEIVLFAYTSPKTFPWTIEVIKLSSFYFYKVIEVFIRSEDGLSRDMVKHLNTIEEQILESRAWTSDSVLWVHLDAVDDVPSCEEVIIPSNFESENEAGLGHLPMMPASPIVHRRLKEVRTGLCGSYRQDCQPLSPISVHDRYSSPAAGSAKRRLFGDDCPREPAADKITTPDITSIRIAISQSSDRTAQPIGQTIAIPVQGVANETGKSLCVTMKTYPSQSENSFPVPLTAQALISPLTKRPLGRSQESCPTSACKPKKTGSLALFFRKVYHLASVRLRDLCLKLDVSNDLRRKIWTLFVYSVVHCTDLMKDRHLDQLLLCAVYIMAKISKEERLFHDIMKCYRNQPQANSHVYRSVLLKRLPQAIGDETSQDVEMTASNSNDSHPTPSGFTGSPCGQAERGDLITFYNNVYVGRVRLFALKFAGCTQDHLVDAPPLSPFPSIKQQAISPRRVSQQHSIYVSPHKNSGNLTPHAALLYKFSGSPSKSLQDINSMLKQEQRGRKRIIAIDSDTESPAKRLCQENDDALLKRLQDVVSERANH, from the exons ATGTCATTGAAAACTACAAGCCCCAAAATGCAACGCGGAGACTATTCGCTTCCCGGGATAATGTGTACACCCGCCGGGGCTCTCGATGACCGAATCGCTTTACCCGCCCCACGAATTAATTATGAGGGTTCTCCGTGTACACAGGGTCCCGGTTTGGACCCTCTCAATGCGGGAAGAGACAGGATTGAAAAGCCGACATGGAAATGGCGGAAGGATACACAG GGAGAAGTGAAGCATTGGTTAGCATGTGCCTTGTATGCAGCATGTCGAAAAGGCGTCATTCCAACTGTTGGGAAAGGAATCATGGAGGGTAATGGCGTGTCGCTGACGCGGATACTGCGCTCTGCAAAACTAAG CTTGATTCAGTTCTTCAATAAAATGAAGAAGTGGATAGATATGTCTAACCTTCCGCAGGAGTTCCGACAGCGAGTGGAGCACTTGGAAAGGAACTTTGAAGTGGCCACCGTTATATTTAAGAAATTTGAACCGATCTTTCGGGAGATATTTCAAAACCCCCACGAGGAGCCACCAAGATTACCAAGGAGCAGAAAGCAAAG GAGGCTGCAGTGCTGTGTTAAAGATCTCTTCAGTTTCTGCTGGACCTTATTTGTTTACTCCAAGG GTACAGGGGGATCTGAAGGCCAATGTAATGTGGTGGTAAAAGACCAGGCAGAGG GTAATTTCTGCTTGATTGGAGATGATTTGGTTAATTCTTATCACTTGCTTTTATGCTGCTTGGACCTTATTTATGCGCACGTGCTACAGTGCCCTAATAAAGAAGATCTGCTAAATCCTTCCTTTACAG CAAAGCTTCCTCCTAttgactccagctcagaggataCCCCATGCATCATTGGTGCACTGTGTGAGCTATACGATGGAATATCTGTGGAAGCCAAGGGGATAAAAGAACATTATTTTAAGCCATATATAGCAAAACTTTATGATAAAAAG attttaaaaggaTCCTGTCTATTGGATGTCTCTTGTTTCACAGATAACAA TAAATCCTTGAATAAAGAGTATGAAGAGTATGTCCTTACGAAGGGAGACTTTGATGAGCGGGTTTTTCAGGGTGTCGATGCAGAAGAGGAGATTGGAAGTCCCAGAAAATTTGTTGTGGAATTTCCCACGGGAAACTGCACTCCACGGAAGCAAATGGAGTGCAACCTGCAGCAACATTTTGAAAAG AAAAGTTCTTTTGCTCCATCTACTCCTCTGACTGGTAGGGGTTACCTGAAGGAGGAGCCAACTGTAATCACACCTGTTTCATCCGCAACACAGTGTGTCAGCAGGTTACAGAGCATGGTGACAGGACTCAGAAATGCTCCAAGTGAGCAGCTGATTGACGTTTTCAA GTCATGTGTTCGAAACCCATTAGAGAATGTATTGAATATTGTCCGAGATATTGGACGTCTATTTTGCCTTCACTATACAACGTCCACAGAAGACCAGCCTGGGTCTCATATTG ATTTTGCAATCAATCGGTGGAAACTGGCTGAAATTTTGTACTTTAAAGTACTAGAGACCATCGTTGTACAGGAAAGCAGGAGACTTTATGGGAAAGATTTGACG GCTCTGCTAGAGCAAGGCATCTTTCACCAGTCACTGATTGCCTGCTGTCTGGAAATTGTCCTATTTGCTTACACTTCTCCCAAGACCTTCCCGTGGACCATTGAAGTAATTAAACTGAGTTCTTTCTACTTCTACAAG GTAATAGAAGTGTTTATTCGCTCTGAAGATGGGCTATCACGCGATATGGTAAAACACCTCAATACCATTGAAGAACAAATTTTGGAGAGCCGTGCCTGGACCAGTGATTCTGTTCTCTGGGTTCATCTTGACGCTGTTGATGATGTGCCAAGCTGTGAAGAG GTCATCATACCCAGCAACTTTGAATCTGAGAATGAGGCTGGGCTTGGCCACTTGCCCATGATGCCTGCATCTCCCATTGTTCATCGTCGTTTGAAAGAAGTTCGAACTGGCCTATGTGGATCATataggcaag ACTGCCAGCCACTCTCCCCGATTTCTGTTCATGACCGATACAGTTCACCAGCTGCTGGTAGTGCCAAGAGGAGGCTCTTTGGTGATGACTGTCCAAGGGAGCCAGCTGCTGACAAAATAACCACACCTGATATCACCAGCATAAGGATTGCAATAAGCCAGTCTTCTGATAGAACTGCCCAGCCTATTGGACAAACCATTGCTATACCTGTTCAAG gtgtGGCGAATGAAACTGGCAAAAGCCTTTGCGTTACAATGAAAACGTATCCATCACAAAGTGAAAATTCTTTTCCAGTGCCTTTAACTGCACAAGCCCTGATCAGTCCACTTACAAAGCGTCCGTTGGGCAGATCTCAGGAAAGCTGTCCCACTTCAGCATGCAAGCCCAAGAAAACGGGCTCTCTGGCTTTGTTCTTCAGAAAG GTCTATCACTTGGCCAGCGTCCGTCTCCGTGACTTGTGCCTAAAGCTGGATGTGTCCAATGATTTGCGGCGAAAGATCTGGACCTTGTTTGTGTATTCGGTTGTCCATTGCACAGACCTGATGAAAGACAGACACTTGGATCAGCTCCTCCTCTGTGCTGTGTACATTATGGCCAAA aTCAGTAAAGAAGAGAGGTTGTTTCACGACATCATGAAATGTTATCGCAACCAGCCCCAGGCAAACAGCCAC gtTTATAGAAGTGTATTATTGAAGAGGTTACCTCAAGCAATTGGAGATGAAACAAGTCAGGATGTAGAGATGACGGCAAGCA ATTCCAATGACTCTCATCCAACCCCCAGCGGTTTTACTGGCAGCCCCTGTGGCCAAGCAGAGCGAGGAGATCTCATTACGTTTTACAACAATGTCTATGTAGGACGCGTGAGATTATTTGCACTAAAGTTTGCCGGCTGCACTCAAGACCATCTG GTGGATGCTCCTCCTCTTTCCCCATTTCCCAGCATCAAGCAACAAGCTATTTCTCCCCGCCGAGTATCCCAGCAACATTCTATTTATGTCTCTCCCCATAAGAACAGCGGCAACCTGACTCCCCACGCAGCCCTCCTGTACAAGTTTAGTGGAAGTCCTTCAAAA AGCTTGCAGGACATAAACAGCATGCTGAAACAGGAGCAGAGGGGTCGGAAGCGAATCATTGCTATAGACAGCGACACAGAGTCTCCAGCAAAGCGGCTTTGCCAGGAAAATGACGACGCTCTGCTGAAACGCCTGCAGGATGTTGTGAGCGAGAGGGCCAACCATTAG
- the rbl1.S gene encoding retinoblastoma-like protein 1 isoform X2 yields the protein MQREETDTEASNSSDGGPGDAVQEQMETLRRELNLDQETAAETMRDFTRTWSTYSLEGEVKHWLACALYAACRKGVIPTVGKGIMEGNGVSLTRILRSAKLSLIQFFNKMKKWIDMSNLPQEFRQRVEHLERNFEVATVIFKKFEPIFREIFQNPHEEPPRLPRSRKQRRLQCCVKDLFSFCWTLFVYSKGTGGSEGQCNVVVKDQAEGNFCLIGDDLVNSYHLLLCCLDLIYAHVLQCPNKEDLLNPSFTAKLPPIDSSSEDTPCIIGALCELYDGISVEAKGIKEHYFKPYIAKLYDKKILKGSCLLDVSCFTDNNKSLNKEYEEYVLTKGDFDERVFQGVDAEEEIGSPRKFVVEFPTGNCTPRKQMECNLQQHFEKKSSFAPSTPLTGRGYLKEEPTVITPVSSATQCVSRLQSMVTGLRNAPSEQLIDVFKSCVRNPLENVLNIVRDIGRLFCLHYTTSTEDQPGSHIDFAINRWKLAEILYFKVLETIVVQESRRLYGKDLTALLEQGIFHQSLIACCLEIVLFAYTSPKTFPWTIEVIKLSSFYFYKVIEVFIRSEDGLSRDMVKHLNTIEEQILESRAWTSDSVLWVHLDAVDDVPSCEEVIIPSNFESENEAGLGHLPMMPASPIVHRRLKEVRTGLCGSYRQDCQPLSPISVHDRYSSPAAGSAKRRLFGDDCPREPAADKITTPDITSIRIAISQSSDRTAQPIGQTIAIPVQGVANETGKSLCVTMKTYPSQSENSFPVPLTAQALISPLTKRPLGRSQESCPTSACKPKKTGSLALFFRKVYHLASVRLRDLCLKLDVSNDLRRKIWTLFVYSVVHCTDLMKDRHLDQLLLCAVYIMAKISKEERLFHDIMKCYRNQPQANSHVYRSVLLKRLPQAIGDETSQDVEMTASNSNDSHPTPSGFTGSPCGQAERGDLITFYNNVYVGRVRLFALKFAGCTQDHLVDAPPLSPFPSIKQQAISPRRVSQQHSIYVSPHKNSGNLTPHAALLYKFSGSPSKSLQDINSMLKQEQRGRKRIIAIDSDTESPAKRLCQENDDALLKRLQDVVSERANH from the exons ATGCAGCGAGAAGAGACGGATACCGAGGCCTCGAACTCGTCGGACGGGGGCCCGGGGGATGCAGTACAGGAGCAAATGGAAACTTTACGCCGGGAACTCAACTTGGATCAAGAGACCGCTGCCGAGACTATGAGGGACTTTACCCGGACATGGAGCACCTACAGCCTGGAG GGAGAAGTGAAGCATTGGTTAGCATGTGCCTTGTATGCAGCATGTCGAAAAGGCGTCATTCCAACTGTTGGGAAAGGAATCATGGAGGGTAATGGCGTGTCGCTGACGCGGATACTGCGCTCTGCAAAACTAAG CTTGATTCAGTTCTTCAATAAAATGAAGAAGTGGATAGATATGTCTAACCTTCCGCAGGAGTTCCGACAGCGAGTGGAGCACTTGGAAAGGAACTTTGAAGTGGCCACCGTTATATTTAAGAAATTTGAACCGATCTTTCGGGAGATATTTCAAAACCCCCACGAGGAGCCACCAAGATTACCAAGGAGCAGAAAGCAAAG GAGGCTGCAGTGCTGTGTTAAAGATCTCTTCAGTTTCTGCTGGACCTTATTTGTTTACTCCAAGG GTACAGGGGGATCTGAAGGCCAATGTAATGTGGTGGTAAAAGACCAGGCAGAGG GTAATTTCTGCTTGATTGGAGATGATTTGGTTAATTCTTATCACTTGCTTTTATGCTGCTTGGACCTTATTTATGCGCACGTGCTACAGTGCCCTAATAAAGAAGATCTGCTAAATCCTTCCTTTACAG CAAAGCTTCCTCCTAttgactccagctcagaggataCCCCATGCATCATTGGTGCACTGTGTGAGCTATACGATGGAATATCTGTGGAAGCCAAGGGGATAAAAGAACATTATTTTAAGCCATATATAGCAAAACTTTATGATAAAAAG attttaaaaggaTCCTGTCTATTGGATGTCTCTTGTTTCACAGATAACAA TAAATCCTTGAATAAAGAGTATGAAGAGTATGTCCTTACGAAGGGAGACTTTGATGAGCGGGTTTTTCAGGGTGTCGATGCAGAAGAGGAGATTGGAAGTCCCAGAAAATTTGTTGTGGAATTTCCCACGGGAAACTGCACTCCACGGAAGCAAATGGAGTGCAACCTGCAGCAACATTTTGAAAAG AAAAGTTCTTTTGCTCCATCTACTCCTCTGACTGGTAGGGGTTACCTGAAGGAGGAGCCAACTGTAATCACACCTGTTTCATCCGCAACACAGTGTGTCAGCAGGTTACAGAGCATGGTGACAGGACTCAGAAATGCTCCAAGTGAGCAGCTGATTGACGTTTTCAA GTCATGTGTTCGAAACCCATTAGAGAATGTATTGAATATTGTCCGAGATATTGGACGTCTATTTTGCCTTCACTATACAACGTCCACAGAAGACCAGCCTGGGTCTCATATTG ATTTTGCAATCAATCGGTGGAAACTGGCTGAAATTTTGTACTTTAAAGTACTAGAGACCATCGTTGTACAGGAAAGCAGGAGACTTTATGGGAAAGATTTGACG GCTCTGCTAGAGCAAGGCATCTTTCACCAGTCACTGATTGCCTGCTGTCTGGAAATTGTCCTATTTGCTTACACTTCTCCCAAGACCTTCCCGTGGACCATTGAAGTAATTAAACTGAGTTCTTTCTACTTCTACAAG GTAATAGAAGTGTTTATTCGCTCTGAAGATGGGCTATCACGCGATATGGTAAAACACCTCAATACCATTGAAGAACAAATTTTGGAGAGCCGTGCCTGGACCAGTGATTCTGTTCTCTGGGTTCATCTTGACGCTGTTGATGATGTGCCAAGCTGTGAAGAG GTCATCATACCCAGCAACTTTGAATCTGAGAATGAGGCTGGGCTTGGCCACTTGCCCATGATGCCTGCATCTCCCATTGTTCATCGTCGTTTGAAAGAAGTTCGAACTGGCCTATGTGGATCATataggcaag ACTGCCAGCCACTCTCCCCGATTTCTGTTCATGACCGATACAGTTCACCAGCTGCTGGTAGTGCCAAGAGGAGGCTCTTTGGTGATGACTGTCCAAGGGAGCCAGCTGCTGACAAAATAACCACACCTGATATCACCAGCATAAGGATTGCAATAAGCCAGTCTTCTGATAGAACTGCCCAGCCTATTGGACAAACCATTGCTATACCTGTTCAAG gtgtGGCGAATGAAACTGGCAAAAGCCTTTGCGTTACAATGAAAACGTATCCATCACAAAGTGAAAATTCTTTTCCAGTGCCTTTAACTGCACAAGCCCTGATCAGTCCACTTACAAAGCGTCCGTTGGGCAGATCTCAGGAAAGCTGTCCCACTTCAGCATGCAAGCCCAAGAAAACGGGCTCTCTGGCTTTGTTCTTCAGAAAG GTCTATCACTTGGCCAGCGTCCGTCTCCGTGACTTGTGCCTAAAGCTGGATGTGTCCAATGATTTGCGGCGAAAGATCTGGACCTTGTTTGTGTATTCGGTTGTCCATTGCACAGACCTGATGAAAGACAGACACTTGGATCAGCTCCTCCTCTGTGCTGTGTACATTATGGCCAAA aTCAGTAAAGAAGAGAGGTTGTTTCACGACATCATGAAATGTTATCGCAACCAGCCCCAGGCAAACAGCCAC gtTTATAGAAGTGTATTATTGAAGAGGTTACCTCAAGCAATTGGAGATGAAACAAGTCAGGATGTAGAGATGACGGCAAGCA ATTCCAATGACTCTCATCCAACCCCCAGCGGTTTTACTGGCAGCCCCTGTGGCCAAGCAGAGCGAGGAGATCTCATTACGTTTTACAACAATGTCTATGTAGGACGCGTGAGATTATTTGCACTAAAGTTTGCCGGCTGCACTCAAGACCATCTG GTGGATGCTCCTCCTCTTTCCCCATTTCCCAGCATCAAGCAACAAGCTATTTCTCCCCGCCGAGTATCCCAGCAACATTCTATTTATGTCTCTCCCCATAAGAACAGCGGCAACCTGACTCCCCACGCAGCCCTCCTGTACAAGTTTAGTGGAAGTCCTTCAAAA AGCTTGCAGGACATAAACAGCATGCTGAAACAGGAGCAGAGGGGTCGGAAGCGAATCATTGCTATAGACAGCGACACAGAGTCTCCAGCAAAGCGGCTTTGCCAGGAAAATGACGACGCTCTGCTGAAACGCCTGCAGGATGTTGTGAGCGAGAGGGCCAACCATTAG